TTTTCACAGTTAGAGATACCATTTTATGATCAGATATGCCATCAAGTACCTCAACCTGTGGGTTGCGACGCATAATTCCACTGTTGACAAGAAAAAGATCCAGAATTGAGCTGCTGTTTCTTTGAGTTCGAGTGGGCTCCTTCACTAGTTGCGTTAAATTGTGAAATAAAACAAGGTCAACAAGTGGTTCGGAAGCTCGGCAGAGTGGATCAGGAAAATCTTGGGCCCAGTCTATTAGAGGCATATTGAAGTCACCGGCTAGTAGCAAATTGCATGAATTGTTTCGATATCGGCACAAAAACTGTCAGTGTTCGGGGGGCGATAGAATCCTCCAATTATTAAATTAATTTCATCAAGGAAAATTTTATAATCACACACTCAACTCCAGGAATGTCCGGTAACCTAAGTACGTTTAATGATTCCGAGAATAAAATAGCTACTCCACCGCCTCGAGAGTCTCTATCGCATCTATGAATCTTGAAGTGAGCAGGTGTAATTTCAGCGTCAGTGATGCCATTGTGCAGCCAGGTTTCGCTTATGATTATTACGTGAGGTTTATGAGCAATAATAATGCTTTCCAGATCGTCTATTTTATTCAATACGCTGCGTGCATTTAGATTCAAGCACCTAAACGATCTTAGCTGCCCATAACGTCATTTAGTCTGTCGGGTTGTTTTATCAGCATCTTTGCGAACCTGCACCTTTATCTTCTTAGTATCATCCCACGTGTACATATTACCATTAATCTTGATTTTGTCGTAAATAAGCTGCACTTTGCTTCCGGACGCTCTTTCTTTCGCACAGCTTTCCCATAGTTGCTTTCTAATATGCCTTGTGGGAGCAGAAAAGTCTTCCGAAATAGTgtgatcttttttgtttttagttttGAGCAATTTTTAGCACGTTTAGCTTATCGCGGTGATCCAAAAACCTCATAATTACTGGGCGTGGTTTATCTCTTTGTTTACGCCCCATTCTGTGCAGCCGTTCAACTGACGAAACCTCTACACCCAATGTTTGCTTAAATATTTCTTCAACGACTTTTTCTGTAAGCAATTCAGTCGTCTCACTTTCATTCTCTGCAATGCCAAAAATAATGAGATTATTGCGCCTACTTCGATCTTCAAGATCAATAAGTTTTCTCTCTAATGTTTGAATAGTATCTTCTATTTTGTCAATTCTTGTTCCAAATTCTAAGCACTTCGCCACAGAATCTTCAACGCTCTTAAGTTTTAACTCTATGCCATCTAATCTTTCCAGGACGGTTTTCTGACCAGCGAGAATTTGCGAAAGTAGTTCTCGGTCAGTAGGACCTGGATTTGGTTCCACATCGCCAGAAAGCAATAGCAACGACAATACAACATTTTTTGCACATGACAGAAAAGCACTGAAGCAGTGTGAGCATGTCAGCTGGACATGCTTTCTGTCAGTGTCAGTGCTTTCTTCGTCATACCTGGCATCCGGGGTGAATCGCAAATGAGTCACACATGTTTTCTTCGCATGGATCTCAACTCGTCGGTTCTTCTTCGTGTGCGTGGAAAAAGACGCGAGCGGAGCCTTAGAGGTGAAGATGGCGTTGGCAAGCCTATCTGTAGAGTACCTCTTGCTACTCTTGTTGACGCGCTCACACCAGGTGACACAAGCATCAACGTCAGTGCCAACCTGACCAGtgtgagcgcccgcatgtgccgcctatcttatcactagcgccacctacagcgctgCTACGCCGACTCAACACCAAGCCCAAGCGATGGAGGGGTCGGGTTCGCTACCGCCGCCGCGACGGACGGTCACGGTTTTGGCGCGCTTCACTATGTTCTTTAATAAATAGTTTACCTTGCTACTCTCGCCTCTGCCTTCATGCCTAAGCCATCACGCCCAGCCCTCACATCAGGCACAGTCGACACCCGAGCCTTTGTGCAGCCACTCAGCCACGCAAGAATGCAAGCGCATCAGTAAGCAAGCGAGCCAGCCTTCGCCCGCTTCGCCCCGCGACAGCCGTTCCGCCATTCCTTTCTTTGTCACCGCCAGAGCATTTCCCGCCGTCCGCTCGCTGccatgtgcgcgcctgcgtgcgCTTGATGGTGGACTCACTGAGTAAGAGTGTGTTTCGTGTGTAAACGTCAGCGTGTAGCCGGCTCGGCGCAACGCCATGCCGGGAATTGTGTGGCAGAATCTCGACCCGGTGACCATGTCGCGCCTCGGCGTCGACCTCATACGCGAAGAATTGGCCCGTCGACAGCTGGACATCACAGGTTCGAAAGaggagctctttcagcgtttgcaAGCCGACATTCAGCAGCAGCGTGAAGCTACCCCCTCGGTTGAAACGAATGAATCCGCCTCGACCGCTGCGGCGCCTTTAACGCTGGACCCAGCCACTCTACAGAGCCTCGCCATACTGTTCCAGCAGCTACCTCGCCCTGCAACAACGGTGACGACACTGCCAGACCTGTCATCGTCCATTCCGCAATTTGCTGGTTTGCACAGCCACAGTGTCAATACATGGCTTGACGACGTGCGACGAGTACAGCAGCTCGCCTCGTGGGACGACGCCACCACACGCCTGATCGCAGCTAGCAAGCTGAAAGGCACGGCGCGAGACTGGCATCTCGCGTTCGGCAACCAGTACAGCACCTGGGCCACGTGGAGTGCCGCCCTGAAAGACACATTTTGTACAGAATTGTCCCTCATCAGTGGCAAGAGCAGGTCATGAGGGTAACCCAGGCCCCATCCGAAAGCTTGCACCAATATGCCTTTGCCAAGTTGAAGATCATTGAGCGTTGCCCCGTTCGCCTCTCGGAGGCCCAAAAGATTGACTACCTGCTGCATGGTTTACGGGAACAACACATCCTCGCCGCCATAGCAGCCAACCGGCCGCCCACGGTAGCAGAGTTTATTTCTACCTGCACTAGCCTCGACAAGAGTGCGCAACATCTGCACGCCAAAGCAAGCCCGTCACCATTTGCCATTTCTGTGTTGCCGCCGACGCAACCCTTTCGTGCCGCTAAGCCCGCAGAGCGACAGCAGCCTCGCTCAGAACAATCGACACCACAGTCCTCCCGAGGGGCCACACCAAAAACGCGCATTTCAGAGCTTCCCACCGAGCAACAAGAAGCTACTTATGCAGCTATTTCGGCACAGTACGGCGCTCTAGCTTTTCGTAGTGGTCAAGACCTGTCTCAAGCTGTCTGCTACCAATGTCATGCCTTGGGTCATCTGGCATCCAAGTGTCCTACGCGCACCAGCCGCTTATCATCAGCGCCTCCAACCATGCCAAAGACACAGCAGCCTCCAGCACTGCACAGTGCACCCGTTACACTTGACGGCTCACAGTAGCAATGCCCCTTCTTCAACGCAACTCTCAGTGGAGTCGGTGAATGTGAAGCGTTTCCTGACTCTGGGTCCAAGGTGACATTAATATCTAAAACTCGTGTGCCTGCAAGCATGATCATCCCATGGACCGAGCCTCCACTCGTGGTGGTAGGAGGAAGCACAGTGCTACCTGTTGGTGCTGCATTTTTGAAGATATCCATTGGCCCAGCCACAGGAGTTGTTGAAGCTGCTGTTTTGGAAGATAATGTACTTCCCCTCATTATAGGTGAGGACTGGTTCTCAGCAGCACAAGCACGCCTTATATTCGAGCCGCCAAAGCCAGCGCAGTTGCAGCATACAGCCACGAATAGCACCATTACCGCAAACCAAAAGCTAGGCCCAAGAATGGCAAATGCGGTGATCCCAACAAGGTCCGTCCTTTTTCCTGAAACCAGGCCCAGTTCCAAAGACTGCCTACAACGCCAACTACGCCCAAGACCACTACGCCAACGTCCGCGACACCAAAGCCCACCATGCCAACGCCCACCACGCCAACGCCCACGACACCAAAGCCCACCACGCCAACCCCCACGACACCAAAGCCCACCACGCAAACGCCGACCACGCCAACGCCCACGACACCAATTCCCACCACGCCAACTACCACTACGCCAAAGCCCACAACGCCATCGCCAACTACAACAAAGCCCACCACGCCGAAGACAACCACGCCAGCGCCCACCACACCGAAGCCCACAACGCCAACACAAACTACGCCAAAGCCCACTACGACAATGGCCACGATGCCGACACCCACTACTACCACGCCAACAACAACGCAAGGCAGGACTGCTAGTTTACCGCCTCATCAAGCAGCTTACACCATCCACATTTAGGGCTTTACGTGTGTCATGCTTGACATCTCGTTTGGTTAATCAACCACGAACGGTGCATGTGTCCCAGCCTTATGTACCACCAGTTTCTCCAGTGATCGAGCAACAGCCCGCCGTCAATGCAGAGCCCACGCCTGCCTCAGGAGCAAATGTTGTCGCCTCTACAGAGCAAGCAACAGCCTCGAACGGCCCCAACGCACTCGATGTCTaccgagccacctcgacggctttGTGCTCGAGTGAAGTTGCAGCGTTTCCGcacatgtgtgtg
Above is a window of Rhipicephalus sanguineus isolate Rsan-2018 chromosome 3, BIME_Rsan_1.4, whole genome shotgun sequence DNA encoding:
- the LOC119385313 gene encoding histidine-rich protein PFHRP-III-like, with the translated sequence MIIPWTEPPLVVVGGSTVLPVGAAFLKISIGPATGVVEAAVLEDNVLPLIIGPVPKTAYNANYAQDHYANVRDTKAHHANAHHANAHDTKAHHANPHDTKAHHANADHANAHDTNSHHANYHYAKAHNAIANYNKAHHAEDNHASAHHTEAHNANTNYAKAHYDNGHDADTHYYHANNNARQDC